A part of Antechinus flavipes isolate AdamAnt ecotype Samford, QLD, Australia chromosome 6, AdamAnt_v2, whole genome shotgun sequence genomic DNA contains:
- the ATG2A gene encoding LOW QUALITY PROTEIN: autophagy-related protein 2 homolog A (The sequence of the model RefSeq protein was modified relative to this genomic sequence to represent the inferred CDS: inserted 1 base in 1 codon): protein MSRWLWPWSSCMKKRACRYLLQHYLGHFLQERLSLEQLSLDLYQGSGGLRDIHLDVWSVNELLESVESPLELVDGFVGSIEVAVPWAALLTDHCTMQVSGLQLTLRPRSGQVPGTAESQSWTSCMTTSLQLAQECLREGPPEPSEPPQPLEGLEMFXQTIETVLRRIKVTFLDTIVRVEHAPGGGDSSMAVEIHIQRLEYCDEAVRDPSQAPPVDVHQPPAFLHKLLQLSGVKLHYEECPPQEESPSPPLQIGSCSGYMELTVKLKQNEAFPGPRMEVSGQLGCLHLLLAPQHLLQLQDLLSALSLADTEGLSEKANKNRPLRAEDLRLIEQDLSQQLQGGGPTLSSDPLVGMDSTDLFFSMAALTSSVTSARSVSEISLSDVDLGSSLHSEGTPRRPHTHPALHGLSRLPGKAAAPIPPESLRPESLLKVTLGGMTLTALQQPPGAPPGCPPDLAARFFAEFDAAKEGPFGSRDFHHLRPRFQKACPRSHVRLTGSAVQLSWEQRGGAGARGRAFSTDLLFGQLEVLECLWPEGAAEPEYTELLSFPNGSGFGASARPCAHLRYIQTQRRIPKSHPRRPASCLCTSDLSLELAEFQSDVELGALDRLGALFHLATTPMAREQGLLVSQPVGGGSEREEGWGKERELEAVCPGSCPCQPTRVGAEQSSLLTKRAETGPLPSAHSLSVGDRMGVGPTLGLSFLMGKMEEQSQFLVSGQCWARSPRPAPQRREEAGDGMSPFEPRLSPGGPPCTVERQTVLRVAAPHATLRLRFPIPDLRPQRNPWAGRAVREELLRLELTDLEFRSELSHGPSPQAPTRLELTCSDLHGTYEDREKPAVPCLRVSKTLDPQGPERKYILPKAVVTLNPQYSSSQWDVVLEKGEEVELSSAESPCELRQPEPSPFSSKRTMYETEEMVIPGDPEEMGEFQSRTLALSRCSLELTLPSAHIFLPSKEVYESIYNRINNDLLMWEPGDLLPDLGPAASAAAPGFPGPSAFWQEDFKMCKSAFKLDSDSEDEDAHFFSVDESGVPQPPAPEPRSPRTQSTFSTLVTVLKGRITVLCETKGEGGKKLDDCHGELVLDVTQGTIFSVSQYLGQPGLGYLCLEAEKAALYHQAVVDDYLLPTRLEVPSFTPPAQLAPTIYPSEEGVTDRGSASRKGQGQGPRMLSTAVRIHLDPQKNVKEFLVTLRLHGATLRHRMALPNQSWHCQLLDFLDVLDDPILGFLPPTVITVLHTHLFSCAVDYRPLHLPVRVLITAETFTLSSNIIMDTSTFLLRFILDDSAIYLSDRCGNEPLDLRKDYVCVLDVDLLELVIKTWKGSTEGKLSQPLFELRCSNNVVHLHSCADSCALLANLLQYVVGSGDLHPPARPPSPTEIAGQKVQLSESPASLPSCPPAETALINQRDLTDALIDTERSLRDLALPPGGGPLRQASPVSVYLFPGERGGAQPPPPPDSASESSLGVKEEEAEEEEEEEEEEDGDGDALDSDEFCILDAPGLGIPPRDGEPVVTKLQPGSITVRDGHFSRPLGSTDLLRAPAHFPMPTNRLVLREVSLIWHLYGGHDFGPHHSHRTKAGLSGPRGSPSRCSGLNRPQNSWRTQGGSGRQHHILMEIQLSKVSFQHETYPTERAAAPGAELGEQPLARQVFIVQELEIRDRLASSQINKFLYLYTSEKMPRRAHSNMLTIKALHVAPEAGLGGPECCLRVSLMPLRLNIDQDALFFLKDFFTSLAAGINPVIPMDTATEARQDPPVRTSATQDKLPEGAEMSSSLETTVSEQSSTSTSATSTEQPIYFREFRFTSEVPIWLDYHGKHVTMDQVGTFAGILIGLAQLNCSELKLKRLCCRHGLLGVDKVLGYALNEWLQDIRKNQLPGLLGGVGPMHSVVQLFHGLRDLLWLPIEQYRRDGRLMRGLQRGAASFGSSTASAALELSNRLVQAIQATAETVYDILSPAAPVSRSLQDKRSARKLRKGQQPADLREGVAKAYDTVREGILDTAQTICDVASRGHEQKGLTGAVGGVIRQLPPTVVKPLILATEATSNLLGGMRNQILPDAHKDHALKWRSEEPQD from the exons ATGTCGCGCTGGCTGTGGCCGTGGTCGAGCTGCATGAAGAAACGGGCCTGCCGCTACCTGCTGCAGCACTATCTGGGCCACTTCCTGCAGGAGCGGCTGAGCTTGGAGCAGCTCAGCCTGGACCTGTACCAGGGCAGCGGCGGGCTGCGGGACATCCACCTGGACGTATGG TCTGTGAACGAGCTGCTGGAGTCGGTGGAATCGCCCCTGGAGCTGGTCGATGGCTTCGTGGGCTCCATCGAGGTGGCGGTGCCCTGGGCCGCCCTCCTCACCGACCACTGCACCATGCAGGTGTCCGGCCTGCAGCTCACTCTGCGGCCGCGGAGCGGGCAAG TGCCTGGGACGGCAGAATCCCAGAGCTGGACGTCCTGCATGACCACCAGCCTGCAGCTAGCTCAGGAGTGCCTTCGCGAGGGCCCCCCCGAGCCCTCCGAGCCCCCCCAGCCCCTGGAGGGCCTGGAGATGT GCCAGACCATCGAGACAG TGCTTCGGAGGATCAAGGTGACCTTCCTGGACACCATTGTGCGGGTGGAGCACGCGCCAGGTGGCGGAGACAGCAGCATGGCGGTGGAGATCCACATTCAGAG ACTGGAATACTGTGATGAGGCCGTGCGGGACCCGAGCCAGGCTCCCCCCGTGGACGTGCACCAGCCCCCCGCCTTCCTGCACAAGCTGCTGCAGCTCTCGGGCGTCAAGCTTCACTATGAAGAGTGTCCCCCTCAG GAAGAGTCCCCCAGCCCCCCCTTGCAGATTGGCAGCTGCTCCGGGTACATGGAGCTGACCGTAAAACTGAAGCAGAACGAGGCCTTTCCTGGGCCCAGG ATGGAGGTGTCGGGGCAGCTAGGCTGCCTGCACTTGCTCCTGGCCCCGCAGCATCTCCTGCAGCTGCAGGACCTCCTCAGTGCCCTGAGCCTAGCAG ACACGGAGGGGCTGTCGGAGAAGGCGAACAAGAACCGCCCCCTCAGGGCCGAGGACTTGCGGCTTATCGAGCAGGACCTGAGCCAGCAGCTCCAGGGGGGCGGCCCGACGCTCTCCTCGGACCCTCTGGTGGGCATGGACAGCACAG ATCTCTTCTTCTCCATGGCCGCTCTGACTAGCAGCGTGACGTCCGCGCGCTCTGTCTCCGAGATTTCCCTCTCCGATGTGGACCTGGGCTCGTCCCTGCACAGCGAAGGGACCCCCCGGCGCCCCCACACCCACCCTGCCCTCCACGGTCTCAGCCGCCTGCCTG GCAAGGCAGCGGCCCCCATCCCCCCCGAGAGCCTGCGCCCAGAGTCGCTGCTGAAAGTGACCCTGGGCGGGATGACGCTGACGGCCCTGCAGCAGCCCCCCGGGGCCCCCCCCGGCTGTCCCCCCGACCTCGCTGCCCGCTTCTTTGCCGAGTTTGACGCTGCCAAAGAGGGACCCTTTGGGTCCCGGGACTTTCACCATCTCCGGCCCCGCTTCCAGAAGGCCTGTCCCCGAAGCCACGTGAG GCTAACGGGTTCCGCGGTGCAGCTGAGCTGGGAGCAGCGCGGAGGGGCCGGCGCCAGGGGCCGGGCTTTTAGCACTGACCTGCTCTTTGGGCAGCTGGAGGTGCTGGAGTGTCTGTGGCCTGAAGGGGCGGCTGAGCCCGAATACACAGAG CTCCTGAGCTTCCCCAACGGCTCCGGCTTCGGGGCCTCGGCCCGCCCCTGTGCACACCTGCGGTACATCCAGACCCAGCGCCGGATCCCCAAG AGCCACCCCCGGCGGCCGGCCTCGTGCCTCTGTACCTCCGACTTGTCCTTGGAACTGGCCGAATTCCAGTCTGACGTGGAGCTGGGGGCTCTGGACCGGCTCGGGGCGCTTTTCCATCTTGCCACCACCCCGATGGCCCGGGAGCAGGGCCTGCTGGTGAGCCAGCCTGTGGGAGGAGGGAGCGAGAGGGAGGAGGGCTGGGGAAAGGAACGAGAGCTCGAAGCAGTTTG CCCCGGCTCCTGCCCTTGCCAGCCCACGCGGGTGGGAGCTGAGCAGTCAAGTCTCCTGACCAAG AGAGCGGAGACGGGGCCTCTGCCAAGCGCACATTCTCTGTCTGTGGGGGACAGAATGGGGGTGGGCCccaccctgggcctcagtttcctcatgggtaAAATGGAAGAACAGTCCCAGTTTCTGGTCTCAGGACAGTGTTGGGCAAGAAGCCCCCGCCCTGCTCCCCAACGCAGGGAGGAGGCAGGAGATGGCATGAGCCCTTTTGAGCCCCGTCTTTCTCCAGGGGGGCCTCCTTGTACCGTGGAGCGCCAGACGGTCCTGCGGGTCGCGGCCCCTCACGCCACCCTTCGGCTGCGATTCCCCATCCCCGACCTGCGCCCCCAGCGCAACCCTTGGGCGGGCCGGGCCGTGCGGGAGGAACTTCTCCGCCTCGAGCTGACGGACCTGGAGTTTCGGTCTGAGCTGAGCCATGGCCCCAGCCCACAGGCCCCCACCCGCTTGGAGCTGACCTGCAGCGACCTGCACG GAACTTACGAGGACAGGGAGAAGCCTGCTGTCCCCTGCCTTCGAGTTTCCAAGACCCTGGATCCCCAGGGCCCTGAGCGCAAGTACATCCTGCCCAA GGCAGTGGTGACCCTGAACCCCCAGTATAGCAGCTCCCAGTGGGACGTGGTcctggagaagggggaagaagtgGAGCTGTCATCAGCCGAGAGCCCCTGTGAGCTGCGCCAGCCTGAGCCTTCGCCCTTTTCCTCCAAGAGGACCATGTATGAGACTGAGGAG ATGGTGATTCCCGGGGATCCCGAGGAGATGGGCGAATTCCAGAGCCGAACGCTGGCCCTGTCGCGGTGCAGCCTGGAGCTGACCCTGCCCAGCGCCCACATTTTCCTGCCCAGCAAGGAGGTCTACGAGAGCATCTACAACAG gaTCAATAACGACCTGCTCATGTGGGAGCCTGGAGATCTGCTCCCCGACCTTGGCCCTGCTGCTTCCGCGGCCGCCCCTGGCTTCCCCGGGCCCTCCGCCTTCTGGCAGGAAGACTTCAAGATGTGCAAATCCGCCTTTAAACTGG ACTCGGACTCTGAAGATGAAGATGCGCACTTCTTCTCGGTGGACGAGTCGGGGGTCCCACAGCCCCCTGCGCCAGAGCCGCGGAGTCCCCGTACCCAGAGCACTTTCTCCACGCTGGTGACGGTGCTGAAGGGGCGGATCACTGTTCTATGTGAGACCAAG GGGGAGGGTGGGAAGAAGCTGGACGACTGCCATGGAGAGCTGGTCCTCGATGTGACCCAGGGCACCATCTTCAGCGTCTCCCAGTATCTGGGCCAGCCGGGGCTCGGCTACCTCTGCCTGGAGGCCGAGAAGGCGGCCCTCTACCACCAAG CCGTAGTGGACGACTACTTGCTGCCCACCCGCCTCGAGGTGCCCAGCTTCACCCCACCCGCCCAGCTGGCCCCGACCATCTACCCCTCGGAGGAAGGGGTGACGGATCGGGGGTCTGCGAGCCGCAAGGGCCAGGGCCAGGGCCCTCGAATGCTCTCCACGGCTGTACGCATTCATCTGGACCCCCAGAAGAACGTCAAG GAGTTCCTGGTTACGCTGCGGCTACATGGAGCCACCCTTCGCCACCGCATGGCCCTGCCCAACCAAAGCTGGCACTGCCAG CTCCTGGATTTCTTGGATGTTTTGGACGACCCCATCCTTGGCTTCCTGCCGCCCACGGTCATCACCGTCCTGCACACGCACCTGTTCTCCTGCGCCGTTGACTACAG GCCTCTCCACCTTCCCGTGCGCGTCCTCATCACTGCAGAGACTTTCACCCTCTCCAGCAACATTATCATGGACACCTCCACCTTCCTGCTCAG GTTTATCCTCGATGATTCCGCCATCTACCTGTCCGACAGGTGTGGGAATGAGCCCCTCGATCTGCGCAAAG ATTATGTCTGTGTTCTGGACGTGGATCTGCTGGAGCTTGTGATCAAGACCTGGAAGGGCAGCACGGAGGGCAAACTG AGCCAGCCCCTCTTTGAACTGCGCTGCTCCAACAACGTGGTGCATCTGCACAGCTGTGCCGACTCCTGCGCCCTGCTGGCCAACTTGCTGCAGTATGTGGTGGGCTCCGGGGATCTGCACCCTCCAGCCCGGCCCCCCAGCCCCACTGAGATCGCCGGCCAGAAGGTTCAG CTCTCGGAGAGCCCGGCTTCCCTGCCCTCCTGCCCCCCGGCTGAGACTGCCCTTATCAATCAGCGGGACCTGACGGATGCCCTCATTGATACGGAGCGGAGCCTGCGGGATCTGGCCCTGCCTCCAG GTGGTGGGCCCCTGCGGCAGGCCTCTCCCGTGTCCGTTTACCTGTTCCCGGGTGAGCGGGGTGGGGCCCAGCCCCCTCCGCCCCCTGATAGTGCCTCTGAAAGCAGCCTTGGAGTCAAAGAGGAGGAagcagaagaggaggaggaggaagaggaggaggaggacggaGATGGGGATGCCCTGGACAGCGATGAGTTCTGCATCCTGGATGCCCCTGGTCTCGGCATCCCT CCCCGAGACGGCGAGCCGGTGGTGACCAAGCTACAGCCTGGCTCCATCACGGTCCGGGACGGTCACTTCTCTCGCCCCCTGGGTAGCACGGACCTGCTGCGAGCACCTGCCCACTTCCCCATGCCCACCAACCGTCTGGTGCTACGAGAGGTCTCTCTGATCTGGCACCTTTACGGGGGCCACGATTTTGGTCCTCACCACAGCCACAG GACAAAAGCTGGCCTCTCGGGTCCCCGGGGCTCCCCCTCACGATGCTCTGGGCTCAATAGGCCCCAGAACTCCTGGCGCACCCAGGGCGGCAGTGGCCGGCAGCACCACATCCTCATGGAGATCCAGCTCAGCAAG GTGAGCTTCCAGCACGAGACTTACCCAACAGAGAGAGCAGCAGCCCCTGGCGCCGAGTTGGGGGAGCAGCCCCTGGCCCGCCAGGTGTTCATCGTCCAGGAGCTGGAGATTCGAGACCGCCTGGCCTCCTCCCAGATCAACAAGTTCCTTTACCTGTACACAAGCGAGAAGATGCCCCGGCGGGCTCATTCTAACATG CTCACTATAAAAGCCCTCCATGTGGCCCCAGAGGCCGGCCTGGGAGGTCCAGAATGTTGTCTCCGAGTTTCCCTCATGCCCCTGCGGCTCAATATTGACCAG GATGCCCTGTTCTTCCTGAAAGATTTCTTCACTAGTCTGGCTGCTGGCATTAACCCTGTCATTCCCATGGACACAGCAACTGAAG cTCGCCAGGATCCTCCCGTCCGGACCAGTGCCACCCAAGACAAGCTGCCAGAGGGGGCAGAGATGAGCAGCTCTCTGGAGACCACCGTCAGTGAACAGAGCTCCACATCCACATCTGCAACCTCCACTGAGCAGCCCATTTATTTCAG GGAGTTCCGATTTACCTCCGAGGTCCCGATTTGGTTGGATTATCACGGCAAGCACGTCACCATGGACCAAGTG GGCACCTTCGCTGGGATCCTCATTGGCCTGGCCCAGCTAAATTGTTCGGAGCTCAAGCTAAAACGTCTCTGCTGTCGGCATGG GCTCTTGGGGGTTGACAAGGTGCTGGGCTATGCCCTCAATGAATGGCTACAGGATATCCGGAAGAACCAGCTGCCAGGGCTTCTGGGAGGCGTGGGCCCCATGCACTCAGTGGTCCAGCTCT TTCATGGCCTTAGAGACTTGCTGTGGCTTCCTATCGAGCAGTACCGGAGGGATGGACGCCTCATGCGGGGGCTGCAGCGGGGGGCTGCCTCCTTCGGGTCTTCCACAGCTTCAGCTGCTCTGGAGCTCAGTAACCGGCTCGTGCAGGCAATCCAG GCGACTGCCGAGACAGTTTATGACATCCTGTCCCCGGCCGCCCCGGTCTCCCGCTCGCTTCAGGACAAACGCTCGGCCCGGAAACTCCGCAAGGGACAGCAGCCGGCCGACCTTCGGGAAGGTGTGGCCAAGGCCTACGACACCGTGCGAGAG GGCATCCTGGACACAGCCCAGACCATCTGTGATGTTGCTTCTCGGGGTCACGAGCAGAAGGGGCTGACGGGGGCCGTCGGGGGGGTGATCCGCCAGCTGCCCCCCACGGTGGTGAAGCCGCTCATCTTGGCCACCGAAGCCACGTCCAACTTGCTGGGAGGGATGCGCAACCAGATCCTGCCTGACGCCCACAAGGACCACGCGCTCAAGTGGCGGTCAGAGGAGCCGCAAGACTGA
- the LOC127540093 gene encoding solute carrier family 22 member 20-like yields MGRNGAPGAEGGTGRKAKGLGSLLEQVGGWGRFQMVHLAILFVPFAFVGTHGFLQNFTASTPDHHCRSPSEPWPAEAGGQPETCLRPRGNATNETEACREGWVYNLTTVQTTIVTEWDLVCSLKSLPRVAQSVYMAGVFLGAVVFGGLADRLGRRTVFLWCLLQVASLSTGAALAPSFSVYCVCRCFCGSGMSGLVLNGLGLVLEWTPPSRRAAVSGLLSFVLSLGQLNLALLAFGLRRWRHLQLAAGAPFALCFLCGWWLPESVRWLAVRGRLAEALRSLKLVSRINGVPAAGAQLSLEMLESDYSQEEAAGAPGAATLDLFRTREMLALLACIMGIWFSASLAFFSLALDIQRFPGEDPYLVQVVLGIVDLPFRLLVPKLADCLGRRLTLASCTLLGGGLLLGAIPVPAELGRLHMGLAVLSKGLMSASLSCIVLVASEVFPTSLRMTGMGVTNMVGHLGGVTAPLVLLAGPTLPLLPPVFFGASVLATSCLVLFLPETRGAPLPDTLEQAQSQVRRCWSRLLRKPRRGAQPLQTKL; encoded by the exons ATGGGCAGGAACGGGGCCCCGGGAGCGGAAGGGGGGACGGGGAGGAAGGCAAAGGGGCTGGGGAGCCTGCTGGAGCAGGTGGGAGGGTGGGGTCGCTTCCAGATGGTCCACCTGGCCATCTTGTTCGTGCCTTTTGCCTTCGTGGGCACCCACGGGTTCCTCCAGAACTTCACGGCCTCCACCCCCGACCATCACTGCAGGAGCCCCAGCGAGCCGTGGCCGGCGGAGGCCGGGGGGCAGCCGGAGACCTGCCTTCGCCCCCGGGGCAACGCTACCAATGAGACGGAGGCTTGTCGGGAAGGCTGGGTCTACAACCTCACCACAGTTCAGACCACCATTGTCACCGAG TGGGACCTGGTCTGCAGCCTGAAAAGCCTCCCCAGGGTGGCCCAGTCGGTTTACATGGCGGGGGTGTTCCTGGGGGCCGTCGTGTTCGGGGGGCTGGCGGACAG GCTGGGCCGCCGGACTGTCTTCCTCTGGTGCCTCCTCCAGGTGGCTTCCCTGAGCACGGGGGCAGCCCTGGCCCCCTCCTTCTCTGTGTACTGTGTGTGCCGCTGCTTCTGCGGCTCCGGCATGTCCGGCCTGGTGCTCAACGGCCTGGGCCTGG TTCTGGAGTGGACGCCGCCCTCCCGCCGCGCAGCCGTGTCCGGCCTCCTCTCCTTCGTGCTCAGTCTGGGGCAGCTCAACCTGGCCCTTCTGGCCTTCGGCCTCCGGCGCTGGAGGCACCTGCAGCTGGCCGCCGGGGCCCCCTTCGCCCTCTGCTTCCTCTGCGGCTG GTGGCTCCCAGAGTCCGTCCGGTGGCTGGCGGTGAGGGGCCGCCTCGCAGAGGCCCTGCGCTCCCTGAAGCTGGTGTCGCGGATCAACGGGGTCCCGGCCGCGGGGGCCCAGCTCTCCCTGGAG ATGCTGGAATCCGACTACTCTCAGGAGGAGGCTGCAGGAGCCCCAGGGGCCGCCACCCTGGACCTGTTCCGGACCCGGGAGATGCTGGCCCTGCTGGCTTGTATCATGGGCATTTG GTTCTCGGCCAGCCTGGCCTTCTTTTCTCTGGCCCTGGACATCCAGCGTTTCCCGGGCGAAGATCCGTACCTGGTTCAGGTCGTCCTGGGGATCGTAGATCTCCCCTTTCGCCTCCTGGTGCCCAAGCTGGCCGACTGCCTGGGACGCAGGCTCACCCTGGCCTCCTGCACGTTGCTCGGAGGGGGGCTCCTCCTGGGGGCCATCCCAGTGCCAGCGG AGCTGGGCCGCCTCCACATGGGGCTGGCAGTGCTGTCCAAGGGGCTCATGTCAGCCTCCCTCAGCTGCATTGTCCTCGTGGCCTCTGAAGTCTTCCCGACCTCCCTCCG GATGACTGGCATGGGCGTCACTAACATGGTGGGCCACCTGGGCGGGGTGACGGCCCCCCTGGTCCTGCTGGCCGGCCCCACGCTCCCCCTCCTGCCGCCCGTGTTCTTCGGGGCCAGCGTCCTGGCCACCAGCTGCCTGGTCCTCTTCCTGCCCGAGACGAGGGGCGCGCCCTTGCCCGACACCTTGGAACAAGCGCAGAGCCA GGTCCGGAGATGCTGGAGCAGACTGCTGAGGAAACCACGGCGGGGGGCCCAGCCCCTCCAGACCAAGCTCTAG